A genomic window from Leptolyngbya sp. BL0902 includes:
- the mgsA gene encoding methylglyoxal synthase: MPTQIALIAHDGKKDDMVAFGQRFKGILSRYHLIATGTTGGRLQQAGLSVECLLSGPLGGDAQIAARVAVGEVAAVIFLIDPLYAQPHEPDIRALLRVCEVHNIPVATNLATAEAVIKHIGKARIAQLIFNPVSGQGNPDNDLALIKRLLEPQVQVNVIVTSPDVAAADQAREALAKGPDLVIASGGDGTVSEVAGAVMETGIPLGIIPRGTANAFAVALGIPTGIQGACGTILAGNTRTVDIARCNGRPMILLAGLGFEADYVNRANREMKNRFGALAYLMAGVQQLSEADTFEATLELEGAEHSEEQILKGSFTTSAITIANAAPATSVLAQGFGEVRYADGLLDITISTVKTRMQAISALTSLFASALVSSPTTHEGILCLRGSRVKITTDTPRPVVVDGEIIGTTPVDIDCIPQGLTVLTPLAKEQNWWPTT, translated from the coding sequence ATGCCCACCCAAATTGCCCTAATTGCCCACGACGGCAAAAAAGATGACATGGTGGCCTTTGGCCAGCGATTTAAGGGGATTTTATCCCGCTATCACCTGATTGCCACGGGCACCACGGGCGGGCGCTTGCAGCAGGCGGGGCTATCGGTGGAATGTCTGCTGTCTGGGCCCTTGGGGGGCGATGCCCAAATCGCGGCCCGCGTGGCGGTGGGCGAGGTTGCTGCGGTCATTTTCCTCATTGATCCGCTCTACGCCCAACCCCACGAGCCAGACATTCGTGCCCTGCTACGGGTGTGTGAGGTGCATAACATCCCGGTGGCCACCAACCTCGCGACCGCAGAGGCGGTGATCAAGCACATCGGCAAGGCGCGTATTGCCCAGTTGATCTTCAATCCTGTCTCCGGCCAAGGCAACCCTGACAACGACCTCGCCCTGATTAAGCGGCTGCTAGAACCCCAGGTGCAGGTGAACGTGATTGTCACCAGCCCCGATGTGGCCGCCGCCGACCAAGCACGGGAGGCCTTGGCCAAGGGGCCGGATTTAGTGATTGCCTCCGGTGGCGATGGCACCGTCTCGGAGGTGGCGGGGGCCGTGATGGAAACCGGGATTCCCCTCGGCATTATTCCCCGTGGCACAGCCAACGCCTTTGCCGTCGCCCTGGGCATTCCCACGGGCATTCAGGGAGCCTGCGGAACCATTCTGGCGGGCAATACCCGCACCGTAGATATCGCCCGCTGCAACGGTAGGCCCATGATTTTGCTGGCGGGGCTGGGGTTTGAGGCCGACTACGTCAACCGAGCCAACCGCGAAATGAAAAATCGCTTTGGGGCCTTGGCCTACCTCATGGCCGGAGTGCAGCAGCTCAGCGAAGCCGATACCTTTGAAGCCACCCTCGAACTCGAAGGTGCAGAACACAGCGAGGAACAGATCCTCAAGGGCAGCTTTACTACCTCCGCCATCACCATTGCCAACGCGGCCCCGGCTACCTCCGTCTTGGCCCAGGGGTTTGGGGAAGTGCGCTACGCCGATGGCCTCCTCGACATTACCATCAGCACCGTCAAAACTCGTATGCAGGCCATTAGCGCCCTCACCAGCCTCTTTGCCTCAGCCCTTGTCAGCAGCCCCACCACCCACGAAGGCATCCTCTGCCTGCGCGGGTCGCGGGTCAAAATTACAACGGACACCCCCCGCCCTGTGGTGGTCGATGGCGAAATTATTGGCACCACCCCCGTTGATATCGACTGCATCCCCCAGGGGTTGACCGTGCTGACGCCCCTCGCCAAAGAACAAAATTGGTGGCCTACCACCTAG
- a CDS encoding TldD/PmbA family protein has translation MVAGLTDDSLAEKLLDLALRSGAEAAEVLQSRSQSRPVFFEANRLKQLESSAALGTALRLWVKGRPGLAVAYGPVDPQPIVDKAMAISALNDPEPVNLTSGSRQRYPDLGQTVPVDQLITWGQAVIDRVRAAYPEVICGVEMECDLETTRILNSQGLDCAYSDTTLSGYASADWVRGDDFLSVSDGQTQRDSLDVVSLAEQLIQRLQWAETSASVISGRLPVLFTAKAADMLWGTLQAALSGKRVLERSSPWSDGLGQGMISPAITLYQDPEAGPFSCPFDDEGTPTQRLVFIEKGVLALFYCDRKVGQQLGGQSTGNGFRPGLGSYPTPSLYNTLITPGQRTLDQLIASIDHGILVDQILGGGAGISGDFSVNIDLGYHIHRGQIVGRVKDTMVAGNVYSALKDNLDLGADADWNGSCYTPSVLVDGLSVTSG, from the coding sequence ATGGTTGCTGGCCTCACGGACGATTCCCTTGCTGAGAAACTCCTCGATCTGGCCCTACGTTCGGGGGCGGAGGCGGCGGAGGTGCTCCAGTCGCGCTCCCAGTCGCGTCCGGTGTTTTTTGAAGCCAACCGCCTGAAGCAACTGGAAAGCTCGGCGGCGCTAGGAACGGCGCTGCGGCTGTGGGTGAAGGGTCGGCCCGGTTTGGCGGTGGCCTACGGGCCAGTGGATCCTCAGCCCATTGTAGACAAGGCCATGGCCATTAGCGCCCTCAACGATCCTGAGCCTGTCAACCTCACGTCGGGCAGCCGCCAGCGCTATCCCGACCTGGGCCAGACGGTGCCTGTGGATCAGTTAATCACCTGGGGGCAAGCGGTGATTGACCGGGTGCGGGCCGCCTACCCAGAGGTGATCTGCGGCGTGGAAATGGAGTGCGACCTGGAAACCACCCGCATCCTCAACAGCCAGGGGCTAGATTGCGCCTACAGCGACACCACGCTCAGCGGCTATGCCTCCGCCGATTGGGTTCGGGGGGACGACTTTCTAAGCGTCAGCGATGGTCAGACCCAGCGCGATAGTTTAGATGTGGTCAGCCTAGCAGAGCAACTGATCCAGCGGCTGCAATGGGCGGAGACTTCGGCCTCGGTCATCTCTGGGCGGCTCCCTGTGCTGTTTACGGCTAAGGCAGCGGATATGCTGTGGGGCACCCTCCAGGCCGCCCTCAGCGGTAAGCGGGTGCTAGAACGATCCTCCCCCTGGAGCGATGGCCTAGGGCAGGGGATGATTTCTCCCGCTATCACCCTCTACCAAGACCCGGAGGCTGGCCCCTTTAGCTGTCCCTTTGACGACGAAGGCACCCCCACCCAGCGGTTAGTTTTCATTGAGAAAGGCGTCCTGGCGCTGTTCTACTGCGACCGCAAGGTGGGCCAACAGCTAGGGGGCCAGTCTACGGGGAACGGCTTTCGACCGGGCCTCGGCAGCTACCCCACCCCCAGCCTCTACAACACCCTCATTACCCCCGGACAGCGCACCCTAGATCAGCTGATTGCCAGCATCGACCACGGCATTTTGGTGGATCAAATCCTGGGCGGCGGGGCGGGTATCTCCGGCGACTTTTCCGTCAATATCGACCTGGGCTACCACATCCACCGGGGCCAAATTGTCGGGCGCGTGAAGGACACCATGGTGGCGGGCAACGTCTACAGCGCCCTCAAGGACAACCTAGACCTCGGTGCCGATGCCGACTGGAACGGATCCTGCTACACTCCCTCGGTGCTGGTGGATGGGCTGTCCGTCACCAGCGGCTAG
- a CDS encoding DUF3493 domain-containing protein, giving the protein MTLPDAPPPNRPPQGMSPERYARLRAEAKAPYRGLRRVVYLTAGASAAIGAFIMITQGLAGRATADLGLNLLIQFGVLGTAGLLLWLESRGAKKTD; this is encoded by the coding sequence ATGACCCTGCCCGATGCGCCGCCGCCCAATCGCCCCCCCCAGGGTATGAGCCCTGAGCGGTATGCCCGACTGCGGGCGGAGGCGAAAGCCCCCTATCGAGGATTGCGGCGGGTGGTTTATCTAACGGCGGGGGCATCGGCAGCTATTGGGGCATTTATTATGATCACCCAGGGGCTGGCGGGGCGGGCCACGGCGGATTTGGGCCTCAATCTGCTGATTCAGTTTGGGGTGCTCGGAACAGCGGGGCTATTGCTGTGGCTGGAGAGTCGGGGTGCCAAAAAGACGGACTAG
- a CDS encoding ABC transporter substrate-binding protein, with protein MTAFRPLLGSLLLAASLTVMGCAGTTEVATPDTAETTTDAAAPNTADLTPVRFTLSWLFQGVDAPLAIALERGYFAEEGLDVTFERGFGSADSITKIAAGQYDIGEGDMYSMMEFNEKNPDQQLVAVAIKFNRSPFVIVTKADSEFSEPAKLGGANLAAPAGDGPRRLWPVLAQEVGADPNSVQWTNVEPQLRESMLAQNNADGISCFSISCLPVLSQKLGLPQESLNVFYYNDHGLDLYGNALIVRRDFLEANPEVVRGFVAAYIRGLQATLADPEAALAVVTEYADDELFDTAIEAERMQIAMERLYTGPETATIGLGGVDPDRLEATIAQVAEGFGLTTVPSIEAVFDPNYLPPQSERML; from the coding sequence ATGACCGCATTTCGCCCCCTATTAGGTTCTCTTTTGCTGGCCGCATCGCTGACGGTGATGGGCTGTGCGGGTACCACAGAGGTCGCCACCCCTGATACTGCTGAGACCACGACCGACGCCGCTGCCCCCAACACAGCGGATCTCACCCCCGTGAGGTTCACGCTATCTTGGCTGTTTCAGGGGGTGGATGCGCCCTTAGCCATCGCCCTAGAACGGGGCTACTTTGCTGAGGAAGGTCTGGATGTCACCTTTGAGCGGGGCTTTGGTTCCGCCGATTCCATCACCAAAATCGCCGCTGGGCAGTACGACATCGGCGAAGGGGATATGTACTCGATGATGGAGTTTAACGAGAAAAACCCTGACCAACAACTGGTGGCGGTGGCTATTAAGTTCAACCGTTCTCCCTTTGTGATTGTCACCAAAGCCGATTCTGAGTTTAGCGAACCAGCCAAACTGGGCGGGGCCAACCTAGCGGCTCCGGCGGGGGATGGGCCACGGCGACTGTGGCCTGTGCTAGCTCAGGAGGTAGGGGCCGACCCTAACAGTGTGCAGTGGACGAATGTGGAACCCCAACTGCGGGAGAGTATGCTGGCCCAAAACAACGCGGACGGGATTTCCTGCTTCTCCATCTCCTGTCTGCCCGTGCTTAGCCAAAAACTGGGCTTGCCCCAGGAAAGCCTCAACGTGTTCTACTACAACGACCACGGCCTCGACCTCTACGGCAACGCCCTGATTGTCCGGCGAGACTTCTTGGAGGCGAATCCTGAGGTGGTGCGGGGCTTTGTGGCGGCCTACATCCGGGGCCTACAGGCCACCCTCGCCGATCCCGAAGCCGCCCTCGCCGTTGTGACCGAATATGCCGATGACGAACTCTTTGATACCGCCATCGAGGCTGAGCGGATGCAGATCGCCATGGAGCGGCTGTATACCGGGCCAGAAACGGCAACCATCGGTCTAGGCGGCGTGGATCCAGATCGCCTAGAGGCCACTATTGCCCAAGTGGCTGAGGGCTTTGGCCTCACCACGGTGCCCAGCATTGAGGCGGTGTTTGACCCCAACTATCTGCCGCCCCAATCTGAGCGGATGCTCTAG
- a CDS encoding aromatic ring-hydroxylating oxygenase subunit alpha, giving the protein MDVIDLQSVTAVAESPKPVAQPKAKALRQLGINLNHWYVVAQSTELTDKPLARTLWHQPIVLYRNSQGQAVAVEDRCPHRQVKLSEGTIEGDNITCAYHGWQFAPNGTCAHIPYLEPQQKLPTCTLRTYPVKEMDGFIWLFPGEADLADQVKPMGVPEFDHLNFIGSVAVIDVQSHYSFLIENLMDMYHGHLHGGAQVWANAVLAGLEADENHVHAHYDAESYYRIDKIWSATQLLIPALRKLHPEPLDVYYYYPHWMSTLGEDFKIYCLFCPISETHTRAYLLHFTSLGRFPKLHKTPEAVRRFFKNAFTNSASFVLRRLVREDVLMLEQEQQAFDANPAYKGPELNRTLTAVQQLIRQQAAQ; this is encoded by the coding sequence ATGGATGTAATTGACCTGCAATCGGTGACGGCGGTGGCCGAATCCCCTAAACCAGTCGCGCAGCCTAAGGCCAAGGCGCTGCGGCAGTTGGGCATCAACCTCAACCACTGGTATGTGGTGGCCCAAAGCACAGAGCTGACGGACAAACCCCTCGCCCGCACCCTGTGGCACCAGCCGATTGTGCTCTACCGCAACAGCCAGGGGCAGGCGGTGGCGGTGGAGGATCGCTGTCCCCACCGTCAGGTCAAGCTGAGTGAGGGCACCATTGAGGGCGACAACATCACCTGCGCCTACCACGGCTGGCAGTTTGCCCCCAACGGCACCTGCGCCCACATTCCCTACCTAGAACCCCAGCAAAAGCTGCCCACCTGCACCCTACGCACCTATCCGGTGAAGGAAATGGACGGCTTTATCTGGCTGTTTCCGGGGGAAGCGGACTTAGCGGATCAGGTCAAACCCATGGGCGTACCAGAGTTTGACCACCTCAACTTCATTGGGTCGGTGGCGGTGATTGACGTGCAATCCCACTACTCGTTTTTGATCGAAAACCTGATGGATATGTACCACGGCCACCTCCATGGCGGGGCACAGGTGTGGGCCAATGCCGTCCTGGCAGGTCTAGAAGCCGACGAGAACCACGTCCACGCCCACTACGACGCCGAAAGCTACTACCGCATCGACAAAATTTGGTCGGCCACCCAGTTGCTCATCCCTGCCCTGCGGAAACTGCACCCCGAACCCCTGGACGTGTACTACTACTACCCCCACTGGATGTCTACCCTGGGGGAAGACTTCAAAATCTACTGCCTCTTCTGCCCCATCAGCGAGACCCACACCCGCGCCTACCTGCTGCACTTCACCTCTTTGGGGCGTTTCCCCAAGCTGCACAAAACCCCCGAAGCCGTGCGGCGCTTCTTCAAAAACGCCTTTACTAACTCCGCCAGCTTTGTGCTGCGGCGGCTGGTGCGGGAGGACGTGCTGATGCTGGAGCAGGAGCAGCAAGCCTTTGACGCCAACCCCGCCTACAAAGGCCCCGAACTGAACCGCACCCTGACGGCGGTGCAGCAGTTGATCCGGCAGCAGGCCGCGCAATAG
- a CDS encoding efflux RND transporter permease subunit: protein MNISGWSIRRPVPIIVTFLVLTLAGLLSFGQLGIDENPNIEFPAVTVTVTQVGAGPEELETQVTRKIEDAVAGLGDIDEIRSTVRDGASTTVISFILGTDVDRATNDVRDAVTRIRSDLPGNSQEPVIRRLEFGGSAMVTYAVNSDRRSVEELSDLVDRTISQEILTVPGVARVDRVGGVDPEIRVDLDPQQLDALGITATQVNDQIRALNINLPSGRATLSGQEQSFRTLGSAETVEDMQSARIVLPNGATVPLTSLGQVSLDFGEVRQAANLSGDPVVAFQVFRSTGSVLVSVEDGVTAAVERLRQTLPEDVSLELIFTRATEIRDSYQASIDSLILGCILAVVVVGVFLRDWRATLITATALPLSIIPTFWVLGWFDYTLNSMTLLGLTLAVGNLVDDAIVEIENVERHIRMGKRPFQAALDSTAEVGLAVVTTTATIVAVFLPVAFMGGIPGQFFQPFGVTVATATVFSTIVARTVTPMMAAYLLQSKPQTVFGDDPLETFDSNGTRRRPGLYQRLLRWALRHRGVTLALALIFFVGSLRLVPYIPTNLFDASDSGLSTITVELPPGATLADTQRATTQVTDGLLENPAVSAVLSTEGGESGVNQATLYVRLLPRNEREVSQRQFEQEIRPLFEQVPGARVTFQSQGAGGESKDLTVVLKSDDPIALRETSDALTREMRGVPGLVDVSSSASLVRPEVQIIPDRDRAADLGVTVQAIAGTASLATLGDTDANLADFNLGDRQIPIRVQIAPEFRDDPILLQTLRVPSQTGALVPLSAVAEVRFGSGPAQIDRFDRSRQVTVGGNLQGITLGQGLALVDDLPTMQNLPAAVTQQPAGEAEIMRDIFTRFGLALATAVLMIFAVLVLLYNSFIYPVAVMAALPLSVGGALLGLLIFQKPLGLFALIGIVLLMGLVTKNAILLVDYALMAKERGKTRRDAVVEAGVTRFRPILMTSISTMAGMVPIALELGAGGETRSPMAIAVIGGFTTSTLLTLVVVPVLYTYIDRLNSMIGNLIHRLTGGDSTPQPPTPQEVPPKEYTLSK, encoded by the coding sequence ATGAACATTTCCGGCTGGTCTATTCGTCGCCCTGTACCCATCATCGTGACCTTTTTGGTGCTGACCCTGGCGGGGCTGTTGTCCTTTGGGCAGTTGGGCATTGACGAAAACCCCAATATCGAGTTTCCCGCCGTCACCGTCACTGTGACCCAGGTGGGGGCGGGGCCGGAGGAACTGGAAACCCAGGTGACGCGCAAGATTGAGGATGCCGTGGCCGGATTGGGCGACATCGACGAAATCCGCTCCACGGTGCGGGATGGCGCTTCGACGACGGTGATTTCCTTCATCCTTGGTACCGATGTGGATCGGGCCACCAACGACGTGCGGGATGCGGTGACGCGGATTCGCAGTGACCTTCCTGGCAACAGCCAGGAACCCGTGATTCGGCGGCTGGAGTTTGGCGGCAGCGCCATGGTGACGTACGCCGTGAACTCAGATCGGCGATCCGTGGAGGAACTGAGTGACCTGGTGGATCGCACCATCAGTCAGGAAATTTTGACCGTGCCCGGTGTGGCGCGGGTAGACCGGGTGGGCGGCGTTGACCCAGAAATTCGGGTTGATTTGGATCCGCAACAACTGGATGCCCTCGGCATTACCGCCACCCAGGTGAACGACCAAATCCGCGCATTGAACATCAACCTGCCCAGCGGACGGGCCACCCTGAGCGGGCAGGAACAAAGCTTCCGTACCCTGGGCAGTGCCGAAACGGTGGAGGATATGCAGTCTGCCCGGATTGTGCTGCCCAATGGTGCCACGGTGCCCCTCACCAGTCTGGGCCAGGTGTCCCTAGATTTTGGCGAGGTGCGGCAGGCGGCTAATCTCAGCGGCGACCCCGTGGTGGCGTTCCAGGTCTTTCGCAGCACGGGCAGCGTCCTCGTCTCGGTGGAGGATGGCGTGACGGCTGCGGTGGAGCGGCTGCGGCAAACCCTGCCGGAGGATGTCAGCCTAGAGCTCATCTTCACCCGCGCCACGGAAATCCGTGATTCCTACCAGGCTTCTATCGACTCCCTGATCCTCGGCTGTATTTTGGCGGTGGTGGTGGTGGGCGTGTTCCTGCGCGACTGGCGGGCCACGCTGATTACGGCCACGGCCCTGCCCCTGTCGATTATCCCCACCTTTTGGGTGCTGGGCTGGTTCGACTACACCCTCAACAGCATGACCCTGCTGGGCCTCACCCTGGCGGTGGGCAACCTGGTGGACGATGCGATTGTGGAAATCGAGAACGTCGAGCGCCACATCCGCATGGGCAAACGGCCCTTCCAGGCGGCGCTGGATTCCACCGCAGAAGTCGGTCTGGCGGTGGTGACGACGACGGCCACCATCGTGGCGGTGTTTCTGCCCGTGGCCTTCATGGGCGGCATTCCGGGGCAGTTCTTCCAGCCCTTTGGGGTGACGGTGGCCACGGCGACGGTATTCTCCACCATCGTGGCCCGCACGGTGACGCCGATGATGGCGGCCTACCTGCTCCAATCCAAACCCCAGACCGTCTTCGGCGATGATCCCCTGGAAACCTTTGACAGCAACGGCACCCGTCGCCGCCCCGGTCTCTACCAACGGCTGCTGCGCTGGGCCTTGCGCCACCGAGGTGTGACCCTGGCCCTGGCCCTGATTTTCTTCGTGGGCAGTCTGCGTCTGGTGCCCTACATTCCCACCAACCTGTTCGATGCCAGCGACTCCGGCCTCTCCACCATCACCGTGGAACTGCCCCCCGGTGCCACCCTGGCCGATACCCAGCGGGCCACCACCCAAGTCACCGATGGCCTGCTAGAAAACCCCGCCGTTTCCGCCGTGCTGTCCACCGAGGGCGGCGAAAGCGGCGTCAACCAAGCCACCCTCTACGTGCGCCTGCTGCCCAGAAACGAGCGTGAGGTCTCCCAACGCCAGTTTGAGCAGGAGATTCGCCCCCTGTTTGAACAGGTGCCCGGTGCCCGCGTCACCTTCCAAAGCCAGGGGGCCGGGGGCGAAAGCAAGGATCTCACCGTCGTCCTCAAAAGCGATGACCCCATTGCCCTCCGGGAAACCTCCGACGCCCTCACCCGCGAAATGCGCGGCGTCCCTGGCCTGGTGGATGTCAGCTCCAGCGCCAGCCTAGTGCGGCCAGAGGTGCAGATCATCCCTGACCGCGACCGCGCCGCCGACCTGGGTGTGACCGTGCAAGCCATCGCTGGCACTGCCTCCCTCGCCACCCTGGGCGACACCGACGCCAACCTAGCGGACTTCAACCTGGGCGACCGCCAAATCCCCATCCGCGTCCAAATCGCCCCCGAATTCCGCGACGACCCCATCCTGCTGCAAACCCTGCGCGTGCCCAGCCAAACCGGAGCCCTGGTACCCCTTTCCGCCGTCGCCGAGGTGCGCTTTGGCAGCGGCCCTGCCCAAATCGACCGCTTCGACCGCTCTCGCCAAGTCACCGTCGGCGGCAACCTCCAGGGCATCACCCTCGGCCAAGGGCTGGCCCTAGTGGATGACCTGCCCACCATGCAAAATCTGCCCGCCGCTGTCACCCAGCAGCCCGCCGGGGAAGCGGAAATCATGCGCGACATCTTCACCCGCTTTGGCCTCGCCCTGGCCACGGCGGTACTGATGATCTTCGCCGTCCTCGTCCTGCTCTACAACAGCTTCATCTACCCCGTGGCGGTGATGGCCGCCCTACCCCTCTCCGTCGGCGGTGCCCTGCTGGGCCTGCTCATTTTCCAAAAACCCCTCGGACTCTTCGCTCTAATCGGCATCGTGCTGCTGATGGGCCTTGTCACCAAAAACGCCATCCTGCTGGTGGACTACGCCCTCATGGCCAAGGAACGGGGCAAAACCCGCCGTGATGCCGTTGTGGAAGCCGGAGTCACCCGTTTTCGCCCGATTTTGATGACCTCCATCTCCACCATGGCTGGGATGGTGCCCATCGCCCTCGAACTCGGTGCAGGCGGCGAAACCCGCAGCCCCATGGCCATCGCCGTCATCGGCGGCTTCACCACATCCACCCTGCTCACCCTCGTCGTGGTGCCCGTCCTCTACACCTACATCGACCGCCTGAATAGCATGATCGGCAATCTCATCCACCGCCTCACCGGGGGCGACTCCACCCCCCAGCCCCCCACCCCCCAAGAAGTTCCGCCCAAGGAGTATACGCTGAGTAAATAG
- a CDS encoding type II toxin-antitoxin system HicB family antitoxin, with amino-acid sequence MRSLTYTVALYPSEEGYSVSCLGLPGCWSQGETEAEAIANIQVAIQEYLAAIAELVPSDQRREVNVLV; translated from the coding sequence ATGCGATCACTCACCTATACTGTAGCGCTTTATCCCTCTGAGGAAGGGTATAGTGTGTCTTGCCTTGGGTTGCCGGGGTGCTGGTCTCAGGGAGAAACCGAGGCCGAGGCCATAGCCAATATTCAGGTGGCGATTCAAGAATATTTGGCCGCTATCGCAGAATTGGTTCCTAGTGATCAACGGCGCGAAGTGAATGTTTTGGTGTAG
- the recR gene encoding recombination mediator RecR, whose protein sequence is MYTRPLARLIEELQRLPGVGPKSAQRLALHILKRPQVEVQALAQALLDAKSQVGQCSVCFHLSADPVCDICRAPSRDPQTLCVVADSRDVIAIEKTREYRGKYHVLGGLISPMDGIGPEQLNIGPLVHRVNKEGIKEVIMAISPSIEGDTTTLYVGQLLKPFTRVTRIAFGLPMGGDLEYADEVTLARALEGRRDLD, encoded by the coding sequence ATCTACACCCGTCCCCTGGCCCGATTGATTGAAGAACTCCAGCGACTTCCTGGCGTTGGCCCCAAGTCGGCGCAGCGGTTGGCGTTGCACATCCTCAAGCGGCCCCAGGTGGAGGTACAAGCCTTGGCCCAGGCGTTGCTGGATGCGAAATCTCAGGTGGGGCAGTGTTCGGTGTGTTTTCACCTGTCGGCGGATCCGGTGTGCGACATTTGCCGTGCCCCCAGCCGCGATCCGCAAACCCTGTGTGTGGTGGCCGATTCGCGGGATGTGATCGCCATCGAAAAAACCCGCGAGTATCGGGGCAAATACCACGTCCTGGGCGGGCTGATTTCCCCCATGGATGGCATTGGCCCGGAACAGCTCAACATTGGCCCCCTGGTGCATCGGGTGAATAAGGAGGGCATTAAAGAAGTGATCATGGCCATCAGCCCCAGCATTGAGGGTGACACGACGACCCTGTACGTGGGCCAACTGCTGAAGCCCTTTACCCGCGTCACTCGCATTGCCTTTGGCCTGCCCATGGGCGGCGACCTGGAATATGCCGATGAAGTCACCCTGGCCAGGGCGCTAGAAGGGCGGCGGGATTTGGATTAG
- a CDS encoding histidine phosphatase family protein: protein MGVFLYFLRHGQTAYSLTGGYCGRPENDPGLTPEGVAMAEEFAETYATLPWAAAYVSPLRRAVETAKPLCQRVGMEMQLRDGLREVMYGIWEGMHPTAVDREHHDEYVAWLTDPAWYAPVGGERAVDIARRSAQVLDEIERTHHHGHILIVSHKATIRIMLCTLLGIDVGRYRDRMDMPVAAVSVVELAKRGPLFHTIADRSHLSDALRSLPST, encoded by the coding sequence ATGGGCGTATTTCTCTACTTTTTGCGGCATGGCCAGACCGCCTACAGCCTCACCGGGGGCTATTGCGGCAGGCCAGAAAATGATCCTGGGTTGACCCCAGAGGGCGTCGCCATGGCCGAAGAATTTGCCGAAACCTACGCCACCCTACCCTGGGCCGCCGCCTACGTGAGCCCCCTGCGGCGGGCGGTGGAAACGGCCAAGCCCCTCTGTCAGCGGGTGGGCATGGAGATGCAGTTGCGGGACGGCCTGCGCGAGGTGATGTACGGCATTTGGGAAGGGATGCACCCCACGGCGGTGGATCGGGAGCACCATGATGAGTATGTGGCGTGGCTGACCGACCCGGCCTGGTATGCCCCGGTGGGCGGCGAGCGGGCGGTGGACATTGCCCGACGGTCGGCCCAGGTGCTAGACGAAATTGAGCGCACCCACCATCACGGCCACATTCTCATCGTCTCCCACAAGGCCACCATTCGGATTATGCTCTGCACCCTGCTGGGCATTGACGTGGGCCGCTACCGAGACCGGATGGATATGCCCGTGGCCGCTGTCAGCGTGGTGGAATTGGCGAAACGGGGGCCGCTGTTCCACACCATCGCCGACCGCTCCCACCTCAGCGATGCCCTGCGATCCCTTCCTTCCACCTAA
- a CDS encoding histidine phosphatase family protein has product MTLRLYLLRNAETEYCRTGRYCSRDRVDLTDRGQQMAEFFAKAYYQMDWQAVFCSPLHHAITTLQPFCRATGLQVECRDSLRELGFGKWEGMSPAEVNTQFHDDYIRWLADPAWNSPTQGEKGIHVARRIADVLSEVEETYPDGNVLIVSHKATLRIMLCTLLGVDVGRYRDRLAWPVTSLSIVELQDYGPFVRRFNDCSHLPLHLRRPWAGNGSDG; this is encoded by the coding sequence ATGACCCTGAGGCTCTATCTGCTTCGCAACGCCGAAACTGAATACTGCCGCACCGGACGCTACTGTAGCCGCGACCGGGTGGACTTGACGGATCGGGGGCAGCAGATGGCCGAGTTCTTCGCCAAAGCCTACTATCAAATGGATTGGCAAGCCGTTTTTTGCAGCCCCCTCCACCACGCCATCACTACCCTTCAGCCCTTCTGTCGCGCCACTGGGCTTCAGGTGGAATGCCGCGACAGCCTGCGAGAACTGGGCTTTGGCAAATGGGAAGGGATGTCCCCCGCCGAGGTGAACACCCAATTTCACGACGATTACATTCGCTGGCTGGCCGACCCCGCCTGGAACAGCCCCACCCAGGGCGAAAAGGGCATCCACGTCGCCCGCCGCATCGCCGATGTGCTCTCTGAAGTGGAGGAAACCTACCCCGACGGCAACGTGCTGATTGTTTCCCACAAAGCCACCCTGCGGATCATGCTCTGTACCCTGCTGGGGGTGGATGTGGGCCGCTACCGGGATCGACTGGCTTGGCCCGTCACGTCCCTTTCCATTGTGGAGCTTCAGGACTATGGCCCCTTTGTGCGCCGATTCAACGACTGTAGCCACCTGCCCCTGCACCTGCGCCGCCCCTGGGCTGGCAACGGGTCGGATGGGTAG
- a CDS encoding DUF4327 family protein, with product MLQSLHYSIDLIRDEARHLVQCGLVGRQQPIYTLCRHIPAREWVFVEAELESSGFLLRDRVADLMGREDWEND from the coding sequence ATGCTTCAGTCTCTCCACTACTCCATCGATCTTATTCGTGATGAGGCCCGCCATTTAGTTCAATGTGGCCTAGTGGGTCGCCAACAGCCCATCTATACCCTCTGCCGTCATATTCCTGCTCGCGAGTGGGTTTTTGTCGAAGCTGAGCTTGAATCCTCCGGTTTTCTCCTGCGGGATCGGGTCGCCGACCTGATGGGCCGCGAAGATTGGGAAAACGACTAG